Below is a genomic region from Puniceicoccus vermicola.
CCAACGCAAAATCGAGAGCAAGATGCTCTCGCTACTCTCTCCTCTCTATCGCAAAAGCCCTACTCCGACAACCCAACCAAAGTAGTGAGAGCTTCCAGCTCTCTCATCTCCAACGCAAAATCGAGAGCTGGAAGCTCTCGCTACTCTCTCCTTTCTATCGCAAAAGCCCTACTCCGGCAACCCAGCCAAAGTATTGAGAGCTTCCAGCTCTCTCATCCCCAACGCAAAATCGAGAGCAGGATGCTCTCGCTACTTTGATTCCCCCGTTCTCGAACAACTTTCCCGGCATGCGACTGTCGAATGCAGTCGTGCGATTTATGACAGCGAGAGGCGCATTGGCCACCGCCTAGCAAGAACGAACTCCCTCCTCTACCGGAGAGGAACGGTGATAACCGTTTCTACGAATGCACAGGTGACTCCGCAGCTCAAAGGCTCAAAACGAAATGGCTCTCGCCATTCCGCTCCCACTTCCAAGAACTCTCTCTGCCCTACCAGACTCCGGCCTCGTCCAGAACCTTGACGGCGGCTTCTGGCCAATCGCGGTTGGCGATGGGGCTGGCGGGGCTGGGGTGCAGGATGCGCATCACTTTGCCCTTATCCGCATTCCGCAGGAGACACTTTTCCGCGTAGGCTCCGACCCCGACTAAGAACTCGGGATCGAGTTCCTGCAGGGCCCGCTGCAAAAACCGGTCGCAGGCCTCATCCAAGGGCTGACGCTCTTCGGCGGGCAACTTATCCGGCGTGCGGTTGCGCCCACTCTCTTCCATAAAAACGAGGGGACAGTAATTGAGAACGAAGTTGTCGGCAAAAAATTTCTCCGGAGTGCCAAATTTCTCCTTAAACATTCCCCAGAGCCGACGACCGCTGACTTCCGAGCGTTTGCAGGCGAAGCCCTCAAT
It encodes:
- a CDS encoding uracil-DNA glycosylase family protein, with product MSEGLIEATLELSREVDALSFAEPTAYVYNPLSYAWQAHETYLKKWGQGRKRAIFLGMNPGPWGMAQIGVPFGEIELARDWVGIDCPVGKPDPEHPKRPIEGFACKRSEVSGRRLWGMFKEKFGTPEKFFADNFVLNYCPLVFMEESGRNRTPDKLPAEERQPLDEACDRFLQRALQELDPEFLVGVGAYAEKCLLRNADKGKVMRILHPSPASPIANRDWPEAAVKVLDEAGVW